One region of Salvia miltiorrhiza cultivar Shanhuang (shh) chromosome 3, IMPLAD_Smil_shh, whole genome shotgun sequence genomic DNA includes:
- the LOC131018281 gene encoding uncharacterized protein LOC131018281 — protein MAKRRRVLSTEDGSDGPVTASRRLFFSLPPPSVTDMAMPIIFDPECSHAPATESRSLRDETSQKRKRRVLVVDTDGSVPLSQVTGSSSKSGQVFFGPTNAIPCSILSNGCLRRLGSDVTQRPLSNNVNVSRSKCLSKASCGQRRSKRRTSTSRSAMQKDIEMFRRLIEIPNKAYELPHKDPCQHCKAIRFANEPPAFCCASGKIKMQLPKMPDELWNLYVNDMTTLGVEFRRRCRTYNNSLAFTSIKMTYDEALAKVNKGVYTFKVQGIVRHYIHELTPKDGVPRHLQLYFYGTERELDNRVSQSEGLDRVIVSLLVNILTNNPYHNFFTNLQNKDDLDSYAIVLRANPKLDQRVYNLPVVDHVAAVWNEGVGTSMEQPRDIRVNLRSGGVRYVHYYYGCYDPLQYCLIFPYGEPGWYAGIPKTIDNVDLNLDQTEQNTEDHENNTVDPHRHEEADTLLVAEQNNLLRNFKTPSCVAMREYYCYLFQIRTDDITNILRTGRVIQQFQIDTYVKIETQRLDFFRHNQSKFEMRAESYQGIVESITSNGVISAKSVGKRVLLPKTFTGGLRDLRCRYMNALALVAKFGHPDIFSQ, from the exons ATGGCAAAAAGAAGACGTGTGCTTTCAACGGAAG ATGGCTCAGACGGCCCTGTGACAGCTTCAAGAcgtttattttttagtttaccTCCTCCGTCTGTAACTGATATGGCTATGCCAATTATCTTTGACCCTGAGTGTTCGCATGCTCCAGCTACTGAGTCGAGAAGTTTGCGAG ATGAGACTTCACAAAAAAGAAAGAGGCGTGTTCTCGTTGTTGACACTGATGGGAGTGTTCCACTCTCGCAAGTGACAG GCTCTTCTTCTAAAAGTGGTCAAGTTTTCTTTGGCCCAACAAATGCGATCCCTTGTTCCATATTGTCAAATG GCTGCTTGCGCCGATTGGGTTCCGATGTGACGCAACGGCCTTTGTCTAATAATGTTAATGTTTCACGGTCTAAATGTTTATCTAAAGCTTCTTGTGGACAAAGGCGCTCAAAAC GCCGCACATCAACTTCACGCTCGGCTATGCAAAAAGATATTGAGATGTTCAGAAGATTAATTGAAATACCCAATAAGGCTTATGAACTACCACATAAAGACCCTTGTCAGCATTGTAAAGCTATTCGATTCGCTAATGAACCTCCCGCATTCTGTTGCGCATCAGGTAAAATAAAGATGCAGTTGCCCAAAATGCCAGATGAGTTATGGAACCTCTATGTAAATGATATGACAACTTTGGGGGTCGAGTTCCGTCGGCGTTGCAGGACATATAATAATTCTTTGGCATTCACATCTATTAAGATGACTTATGATGAAGCTTTGGCTAAAGTTAACAAAGGGGTTTACACCTTCAAAGTGCAGGGTATTGTTCGGCATTATATCCATGAACTAACACCCAAGGATGGTGTCCCGAGGCATTTGCAGTTATATTTCTATGGCACTGAGAGAGAGTTGGATAATCGTGTATCTCAATCTGAAGGATTAGACCGTGTTATAGTTTCATTGTTGGTGAACATCTTGACTAATAATCCATACCATAATTTCTTCACCAATTTGCAAAACAAGGATGACCTGGATAGTTATGCTATAGTGTTGCGTGCCAATCCTAAACTTGACCAACGTGTTTATAATCTTCCAGTAGTTGACCATGTTGCTGCAGTTTGGAACGAGGGTGTGGGAACATCTATGGAACAACCTCGTGATATTAGGGTCAACCTAAGATCAGGTGGTGTTCGCTATGTGCACTATTACTATGGATGCTATGATCCTCTCCAGTACTGTCTAATCTTTCCGTATGGCGAGCCAGGTTGGTATGCTGGAATACCCAAAACTATTGACAACGTTGATTTGAATTTGGACCAAACTGAACAAAATACTGAAGATCATGAAAATAATACTGTTGATCCGCATAGGCACGAAGAAGCTGACACCCTACTTGTTGCCGAACAAAATA ATTTGTTGAGGAATTTCAAAACTCCTTCATGTGTTGCTATGAGAGAATATTATTGCTATCTGTTTCAAATACGCACCGACGATATAACAAATATCCTTAGAACTGGTAGAGTAATTCAACAATTTCAGATTGATACTTATGTTAAGATCGAGACACAAAGACTAGATTTTTTTCGTCATAATCAGTCAAAGTTTGAAATGAGGGCTGAATCGTATCAAGGGATAGTTGAGAGTATAACATCTAATGGTGTTATTAGTGCAAAATCTGTTGGTAAGCGTGTTCTTCTTCCTAAGACCTTTACAGGTGGCCTGCGTGATCTACGTTGTCGTTACATGAATGCGCTGGCACTTGTCGCGAAATTTGGACACCCAGATATTTTCTCACAATGA
- the LOC131018282 gene encoding uncharacterized protein LOC131018282, producing MEERLIPMNEILPGMKEWKCKVRVIKKLGAKQANNNPNKFQKLILGDGLGHTLDAVIFHDNIDRFKHVLQEGNVYMVKGAYVSDPKQYRNPIVTCNYQWTFRKDTSMNEEPNDSIPAGGLIASFTVKGQGKVIREYAAIDTELESFVVTFWEDSVSDEIYAKLEPISNRIPLLLLNFSVVPYYGLSLTTNAQSIVLDGFENEMLIELERWKQENEEAINILIQTGGFFEKKVLHSPKQPLQITKVEQMLQNQEVTYFILYLHK from the exons ATGGAAGAGCGTTTGATCCCAATGAATGAGATTCTCCCAGGAATGAAGGAATGGAAATGCAAGGTGAGAGTGATCAAGAAGCTAGGAGCTAAGCAAGCTAACAATAATCCTAATAAATTTCAGAAACTAATCTTGGGTGATGGCTTG gGCCACACTCTTGATGCTGTGATATTCCATGATAATATAGATAGGTTCAAACATGTGCTTCAAGAGGGTAATGTTTACATGGTGAAAGGAGCTTATGTTTCTGATCCAAAGCAATACAGGAATCCAATTGTGACATGTAATTACCAATGGACGTTCAGAAAAGATACTTCGATGAATGAAGAACCAAATGATTCGATACCTGCTGGTGGACTAA TTGCGAGTTTCACGGTCAAAGGACAAGGTAAAGTCATTCGTGAGTATGCTGCTATAGATACAGA GCTGGAATCGTTTGTGGTGACATTTTGGGAAGATTCTGTATCCGATGAGATCTATGCTAAATTGGAACCTATTTCGAATAGGATACCATTGTTGTTGTTGAATTTTTCAGTCGTGCCATATTACG GATTGAGTCTGACCACCAATGCTCAGTCAATTGTCTTGGATGGCTTTGAGAATGAAATGCTAATTGAACTAGAGAGATG GAAGCAAGAGAATGAAGAGGCCATTAACATCTTAATACAAACTGGTggtttttttgaaaagaaagtgttGCACTCACCCAAGCAACCTTTGCAGATTACTAAAGTGGAACAAATGTTGCAGAATCAAGAGGTGACTTACTTTATATTGTACTTGCACAAGTAA
- the LOC131017437 gene encoding uncharacterized protein LOC131017437 yields MFKDVCTFTADAIEILQDDGAIPSEKSSIEPEAHLEQGLLKSATRQLVFPESLDNDEDIRAKDAAKAKGKGKMSQESHVEYIKGENDYDMLFLLDNNYNFG; encoded by the exons ATGTTTAAAGATGTTTGTACTTTCACTGCGGATGCTATTGAGATTTTACAAGATGATGGTGCAATACCATCTGAGAAAAGTAGCATTGAACCTGAAGCTCATCTGGAGCAAg GGCTGCTAAAAAGTGCGACGAGACAATTGGTTTTTCCCGAGTCATTAG ATAATGATGAAGACATTCGAGCAAAGGATGCTGCCAAAGCTAAAGGCAAGGGGAAAATGTCCCAAGAAAGCCATGTTGAATATATCAAAGGTGAAAATGATTATGATATGCTATTCTTGCttgataataattataattttggtTAA